Proteins from a single region of Paraflavitalea devenefica:
- a CDS encoding ABC transporter permease: MIKNYLKIAWRNLLKQKAFSFINIFGLSAGLTCFLLIALYLTDELTFDVFHTKAGSLYRVIETSTTPSGKEATATAVAYNVGAAAQKDLPEVAGSCFFTGGSRTNVLNDDNRNVFYETYRIANASFFELFDFPILQGNRQALSAPYTVVLTEETALKYFGRKDVLGKTIRTEAGGLPFTITGVIKIPGNSHIQFNLLFSEATDFADTSYRKETSNDWTSNAYPTYILLKEGQDAAATAGKIEKLVMQHRTGEDGRKSHFGLQPLRDIHFYPNGSTDEKSNSRIRYLYVFGIVALFVLFIACINYMNLTTARFAGRSKEIAVRKVAGALRQSLIVQFLAEALLITVISLLVALAAVQLLLPAFNDFTGKELSLGFHTDYRIWLGVIAITGIAGLMAGIYPALFQSGLKPLLLLKNKLRLTQGHLSFRRVLVVFQFSISIIMMIATVIVFQQLKYIDSKDMGFNKEQLLVVDINSGQVRRSAATIKNEYSRLPAVQEVTITSRVPGEWKNIPMVKVKPADNVSTIPQDMFYIGADEDFLKTYAIKLQSGSNFAAGSPDSQAVLINATAAKALGITEAKGQWMEIPASVFGDGINTFAIPFKVRIIGIAQDFNFRSLREKVMPMIIGNTRLRIHNIDYFTVRLNTTDMAGTLKQMEGILHSIDADHLFEYNFLDKQWDLFYREDKKREVIFLCVAFMTILIACLGLFGLATYAAEQRIKEIGIRKVLGASISSIITMLSKDFVKLVLIAAVIAFPVAGWAMHQWLQEFAYQVGLQWWVFLLAGCAALLIALCTVSFQAIKAALMNPVKSLRSE, translated from the coding sequence GTGATAAAGAACTACCTTAAAATCGCCTGGCGCAACCTGCTGAAGCAGAAAGCCTTTTCCTTTATCAATATCTTTGGCCTCTCTGCAGGCCTTACCTGCTTTTTATTGATAGCACTGTACCTGACAGACGAACTTACGTTTGATGTCTTTCATACAAAAGCCGGTTCCCTGTACCGGGTAATAGAAACGTCTACTACACCATCCGGAAAGGAGGCGACTGCAACAGCCGTGGCCTACAATGTTGGAGCAGCAGCACAAAAAGACCTGCCGGAAGTAGCCGGCTCCTGCTTTTTCACCGGCGGTAGCAGGACCAATGTATTGAACGACGATAACAGGAATGTATTCTATGAAACCTATCGGATCGCCAATGCCTCCTTCTTTGAGCTGTTCGACTTCCCGATATTACAAGGTAACCGCCAGGCGCTGTCGGCGCCTTATACAGTAGTACTGACAGAGGAAACAGCGCTTAAATATTTTGGCCGTAAGGACGTGCTGGGAAAAACCATCCGTACGGAGGCCGGTGGCCTTCCTTTCACCATTACGGGGGTGATCAAAATACCCGGCAACTCGCATATCCAATTCAACCTGCTGTTTTCCGAAGCTACCGACTTTGCCGATACCAGCTACAGGAAGGAGACCAGCAATGATTGGACCTCCAATGCCTACCCTACCTATATTCTGTTAAAAGAAGGGCAGGATGCAGCCGCCACAGCCGGTAAAATTGAAAAGCTGGTGATGCAGCACCGCACCGGTGAAGATGGCCGCAAAAGTCATTTCGGGCTCCAGCCATTAAGAGATATTCACTTCTATCCCAATGGATCAACAGATGAAAAATCAAACAGCCGCATCAGGTACCTGTACGTATTTGGCATTGTAGCACTGTTTGTATTGTTCATTGCCTGTATCAATTACATGAACCTTACGACGGCACGCTTTGCCGGCCGGTCAAAAGAAATTGCCGTACGTAAAGTAGCAGGCGCCCTCCGGCAAAGCCTCATTGTGCAGTTCCTGGCAGAAGCCTTGCTCATCACAGTTATATCCCTGCTGGTAGCGCTGGCCGCCGTTCAATTGTTATTGCCTGCCTTCAATGATTTCACCGGCAAGGAGCTGTCGCTTGGCTTCCACACCGATTACCGTATATGGCTTGGCGTGATAGCCATTACCGGTATAGCCGGACTGATGGCCGGCATTTACCCCGCCCTCTTCCAATCGGGCCTGAAGCCGCTCCTGCTGCTGAAGAACAAGTTGAGACTTACCCAGGGGCATTTGTCGTTCCGGCGGGTGCTGGTCGTATTCCAGTTCTCCATCTCCATCATCATGATGATCGCCACCGTGATCGTATTCCAGCAGTTGAAATACATTGACTCCAAAGACATGGGCTTCAATAAAGAACAATTGCTGGTAGTGGATATCAATAGCGGGCAGGTACGCCGGTCTGCCGCCACTATTAAAAATGAATACAGCAGACTGCCGGCCGTACAGGAGGTAACGATCACTTCCCGCGTGCCCGGCGAATGGAAAAACATTCCAATGGTAAAGGTGAAGCCGGCAGACAATGTGTCTACCATCCCGCAGGATATGTTTTACATTGGTGCCGATGAGGACTTTCTGAAGACCTATGCCATCAAACTGCAAAGCGGCAGCAATTTTGCAGCCGGCAGTCCCGACTCACAAGCCGTGCTGATCAATGCCACGGCGGCAAAAGCGCTGGGTATCACCGAAGCAAAAGGCCAATGGATGGAGATACCTGCTTCTGTATTTGGCGATGGCATCAACACCTTCGCTATTCCGTTTAAAGTACGGATCATAGGCATTGCTCAGGATTTCAACTTCCGGTCGCTACGGGAGAAAGTAATGCCCATGATCATTGGTAATACCCGGTTGCGCATTCATAATATTGACTACTTCACGGTACGGTTGAATACAACAGATATGGCCGGAACGCTGAAACAGATGGAAGGTATCCTGCACAGCATAGACGCCGACCATTTATTTGAATACAATTTCCTCGACAAGCAATGGGATCTCTTTTACCGGGAAGACAAGAAGCGGGAAGTTATTTTCCTGTGCGTGGCCTTCATGACCATACTCATTGCCTGCCTGGGCCTGTTTGGCCTGGCCACCTATGCGGCCGAACAGCGCATTAAAGAGATCGGCATCCGCAAGGTATTGGGCGCCAGCATCAGCAGCATCATTACCATGCTGTCTAAAGATTTCGTGAAGCTGGTATTGATAGCGGCCGTCATTGCTTTCCCCGTTGCCGGATGGGCCATGCACCAATGGCTGCAGGAGTTTGCTTACCAGGTGGGCCTGCAATGGTGGGTATTCCTGCTGGCAGGCTGTGCCGCCTTATTGATCGCCTTGTGCACCGTGAGCTTCCAGGCTATTAAGGCAGCCTTGATGAACCCGGTGAAATCATTAAGAAGCGAATAA
- a CDS encoding ABC transporter permease → MIKNYFQTAWRNLFRQKTYSLFNLFGLAIGLSCGLLLTLHIKEELSYEKSFPKHNRIYRVVNTEWAKSSPPLAGEMMKYFPEAAGITRFSDRGTRVVSTEADKQGNSKGYFADSSVMEVFDLKALAGKPAAALREPGAIVITRSMAKQYFGNQDPMNQKITFDDQEEMWVKGVIEDLPENTHLRFDYLASMPTLYKTQSPDWMNARGWMFGWTYVAFKQEQDLTKANAKLKDFYKKYYEGFGTPEVIRQEADKWHFQPLTDIHLHSNLIQEMGANSSIIYVYIFIGVEILILLIACVNFINLFTTQALKRMKEVGIRKVLGAGKAQLVLQFMGEAFILTCLAALIALCLYQAALPFYNNITGKDVSAWELFRPVNLLIIAGMVLSVGTLSGLFPALFITRFGAVSSLKANQLPRSSASWLRKGLVVFQFVVSGLLIISTVIIYQQMKLFHNKELGFDRNNVIVARLYGNFKEQSVKHPEVLEQELLKNPDIVGIAKASNVIGDGLSVEGVQPLNPDPKREYASSKVMRVDDHYLDVMNIPLKAGRNFSRAFHDSATFILNEKAVAMLGLKDPVGAMVDNTVMGVQGKVVGVIRDFHFASLHQQIEPLVLEYKPEWTGNLFIKIKPGNPASVIRFLESKVKKIAPNTLFSYGFLDDRISGLYKKENNMSDILQFFAALAIIISCLGLFGLTAHAAEVRTKEIGIRKVIGASMANLVTLLSKDFMVLVLAGNLVAWPIAWYVANKWLQEFTYKINISWVVFVASAMVTLAIAVLTIGYHCIRTASANPVKSLRSE, encoded by the coding sequence GTGATAAAGAACTACTTCCAAACCGCCTGGCGCAACCTGTTTCGCCAAAAGACCTACAGCCTGTTCAATCTATTCGGACTCGCCATCGGCCTTTCCTGCGGCCTATTGCTTACCCTGCACATTAAGGAAGAGCTGAGCTATGAAAAAAGTTTTCCCAAACACAACCGCATTTACCGCGTTGTCAATACCGAATGGGCCAAGTCCTCTCCGCCTCTCGCCGGTGAAATGATGAAGTACTTCCCGGAGGCAGCCGGCATCACCCGCTTTTCCGACAGGGGTACGCGCGTAGTGAGTACGGAGGCCGACAAGCAGGGTAACAGCAAGGGTTACTTTGCGGATTCTTCTGTCATGGAAGTATTCGACCTGAAGGCACTGGCCGGGAAACCCGCAGCCGCTTTGCGTGAACCTGGTGCCATCGTGATCACCCGCAGCATGGCCAAACAATATTTTGGCAACCAGGACCCGATGAACCAAAAGATCACCTTCGACGACCAGGAAGAAATGTGGGTAAAAGGCGTGATTGAAGACCTCCCGGAAAACACGCACCTCCGGTTTGATTACCTCGCATCCATGCCTACCCTTTACAAAACACAATCACCCGATTGGATGAATGCCCGCGGCTGGATGTTTGGCTGGACCTATGTGGCCTTTAAGCAGGAACAGGACCTCACGAAGGCCAACGCTAAACTGAAAGACTTCTATAAAAAGTATTATGAAGGGTTTGGCACTCCGGAAGTGATCCGCCAGGAAGCAGACAAATGGCATTTCCAGCCGCTGACCGATATACACCTGCACTCGAACCTGATCCAGGAAATGGGCGCCAACAGCAGCATTATCTACGTGTATATTTTTATAGGGGTGGAAATATTGATATTGCTGATCGCCTGTGTGAATTTTATTAACCTCTTCACCACGCAAGCCCTGAAAAGGATGAAAGAGGTGGGTATCCGCAAGGTATTGGGAGCCGGCAAAGCCCAACTGGTGCTGCAATTTATGGGCGAGGCTTTTATCCTCACCTGCCTGGCCGCCCTGATCGCTTTGTGCCTGTACCAGGCTGCCCTTCCTTTCTACAACAATATTACCGGCAAAGACGTGTCGGCCTGGGAATTGTTCAGGCCTGTTAACCTGCTCATCATTGCCGGCATGGTCCTTTCTGTAGGGACATTATCGGGCCTGTTCCCTGCCCTCTTCATCACCCGCTTTGGCGCGGTGAGCTCCTTAAAGGCCAACCAGCTTCCCCGGTCATCCGCCTCCTGGTTGCGCAAAGGCCTGGTCGTATTCCAGTTTGTAGTATCCGGCCTGTTGATCATCTCTACGGTTATCATATACCAGCAAATGAAATTGTTCCATAATAAGGAACTGGGCTTTGACCGCAACAATGTGATCGTGGCCCGCCTGTATGGCAACTTTAAAGAACAGTCGGTAAAGCATCCGGAGGTACTGGAACAGGAGCTATTGAAGAACCCGGATATAGTGGGCATTGCCAAAGCTTCTAATGTTATTGGGGATGGACTGAGCGTGGAAGGCGTTCAGCCGCTCAATCCAGACCCTAAACGAGAATATGCATCGTCGAAAGTAATGCGGGTAGATGATCATTACCTCGATGTGATGAATATACCCCTGAAGGCCGGGCGTAACTTCTCCCGCGCCTTTCATGACTCGGCCACCTTTATCCTGAATGAAAAAGCGGTGGCCATGCTGGGCTTAAAAGACCCGGTAGGCGCTATGGTAGACAATACTGTCATGGGCGTACAAGGCAAAGTAGTGGGCGTGATCAGGGACTTCCATTTCGCTTCGCTGCACCAACAGATAGAGCCATTGGTGCTGGAATACAAACCTGAGTGGACAGGTAACCTGTTCATCAAAATCAAACCCGGCAATCCCGCTTCCGTCATCCGCTTCCTCGAAAGCAAGGTGAAAAAGATAGCGCCCAATACCCTGTTTAGCTATGGCTTCCTGGATGATCGTATCTCCGGGTTGTACAAGAAAGAAAATAACATGAGTGATATCCTGCAATTCTTTGCGGCGCTGGCCATCATCATTTCCTGCCTGGGCCTGTTTGGATTAACGGCCCATGCTGCTGAAGTACGCACCAAGGAAATTGGCATACGCAAGGTAATAGGCGCCAGCATGGCCAACCTGGTCACTTTGCTGTCGAAGGATTTCATGGTCCTCGTATTGGCAGGCAACCTGGTTGCGTGGCCTATCGCCTGGTATGTGGCCAATAAGTGGCTGCAGGAGTTTACTTACAAGATCAATATTTCCTGGGTGGTGTTTGTGGCATCGGCCATGGTTACATTGGCAATAGCTGTCCTTACGATCGGTTACCACTGCATCAGAACAGCCAGCGCCAACCCGGTGAAGAGTTTGAGGAGTGAATAG
- a CDS encoding ABC transporter permease produces the protein MLKNYFKTAFRNIWRHKVLSAINIGGLSIGLACVMLILLFVNDEYSFDRNHANGNRIVRLVHTFTDTAGKEFRQGNSAIPAGPAFAASIPEIESFCRVKGWHMTVKKGTEGLEEQVLMADNSFFNIFSCNVLKGNRAKLLQGQNAVVLTAPAAQKYFGKEDPIGKVVEIDLDEGFKSFIVTGIVEAAPQNASIQFDMMIPFENELSADPAERTTQLNNWGTLNLNTFFLLHKEADRTKAEAKLTSVYLQHNGSEWEKTKQRMGSNISLRFFLQPFYTMHLDDQFFASNGLQHWSDATYSYILSGLAILLLIIACINFINIALARSIRRNKEIGIRKVSGGSRTQVMMQFLSESFIVTALSFLPAFVLVQLFLPTFSALAYKHFDISYLFQPRILLFFAGLWVLVSLLAGAWPAFVASGFKPVATLYGRFRLSNKNVLGKSLVVVQFVIALGLIISMTVFNRQFAYMTRNTGLGFNTDNIIRLQFPWGKKNEAKVFRNELANNPAIVMVGAKAGDQNKTKFSVNNKETDWTYYENIDDQYLQILGIPLVKGRYLSYNNTIDTISTCLINQAFADELLDKSKDPLGQVVSRPGNKITYTVAGVVKNYHLASFKEKIQPVVYLLDKRGSTFNTFIKYAPGQAKTATAAIEKTFRSILPYATFDYQFLDDWNKRRYVAEEHWKQIITYAAIIAILVSCLGLFALTTLAVEQRIKEIGIRKVLGASVVNITGMLSKDFLKLVLIAFVIAAPVAGWFMYNWLQDFAYRIPLSAWIFIGTGLITGLIALVTISFHTIRAAIANPVKSLRSE, from the coding sequence GTGCTAAAGAACTACTTCAAAACAGCTTTCCGCAATATCTGGCGGCACAAGGTATTATCAGCCATCAATATCGGCGGATTGAGTATCGGCCTGGCCTGCGTTATGCTCATCCTGTTATTTGTGAATGACGAATACAGCTTTGACAGGAACCACGCCAATGGCAACCGCATTGTAAGACTCGTACATACGTTTACCGATACAGCCGGTAAAGAATTCCGCCAGGGTAACTCTGCTATACCGGCAGGCCCTGCTTTTGCCGCCTCCATACCTGAAATTGAATCTTTCTGCCGCGTCAAAGGCTGGCATATGACCGTTAAGAAAGGAACAGAAGGACTGGAAGAGCAGGTGTTGATGGCAGACAACTCCTTCTTCAATATCTTTTCCTGTAACGTACTAAAAGGCAACCGGGCCAAATTATTACAGGGACAAAACGCTGTAGTACTGACAGCGCCTGCTGCCCAAAAATACTTCGGCAAAGAAGACCCCATCGGCAAGGTGGTGGAAATTGACCTGGATGAGGGTTTCAAGTCCTTCATCGTTACCGGTATCGTGGAAGCAGCCCCGCAGAATGCTTCCATACAGTTCGACATGATGATCCCTTTTGAAAACGAACTCTCTGCCGACCCGGCCGAACGTACAACGCAACTAAATAACTGGGGCACGCTGAACCTGAATACTTTTTTCCTGCTGCATAAGGAAGCCGACCGCACAAAAGCGGAAGCCAAGCTCACTTCCGTTTACCTGCAGCACAATGGCAGTGAATGGGAGAAAACGAAACAGCGCATGGGCAGTAATATCAGCCTCCGGTTCTTCCTGCAACCTTTTTATACGATGCACCTGGATGATCAGTTCTTTGCTTCCAATGGATTACAGCACTGGAGTGATGCCACTTACTCCTATATTCTTTCCGGACTGGCCATTTTACTGCTGATCATTGCCTGCATTAACTTTATCAATATAGCCCTGGCGAGGTCTATCCGGCGTAATAAAGAGATCGGCATCCGCAAAGTATCCGGCGGTTCACGCACGCAGGTGATGATGCAGTTCCTGAGCGAATCATTCATCGTTACGGCATTGTCCTTTTTACCCGCCTTTGTATTGGTACAATTGTTCCTGCCCACTTTCAGCGCACTGGCGTACAAACATTTTGATATCTCCTACCTGTTCCAGCCACGCATACTCCTGTTTTTTGCAGGCCTCTGGGTACTGGTATCCCTGCTCGCAGGCGCCTGGCCGGCCTTCGTGGCATCGGGCTTTAAGCCGGTAGCTACCTTATACGGCCGCTTCCGGTTGTCGAACAAAAATGTATTGGGCAAATCACTGGTCGTAGTGCAGTTTGTGATCGCACTCGGACTGATCATCAGTATGACCGTGTTCAACCGGCAGTTCGCTTATATGACCCGGAATACCGGCCTTGGTTTCAATACGGACAATATCATACGGCTTCAATTTCCCTGGGGTAAGAAAAACGAAGCCAAAGTATTCAGGAATGAACTGGCCAACAATCCCGCTATCGTCATGGTTGGCGCCAAGGCCGGCGACCAGAATAAGACCAAGTTCTCGGTGAACAATAAAGAAACAGACTGGACTTATTATGAAAACATAGATGACCAGTATTTGCAAATACTCGGCATTCCCCTGGTGAAAGGCCGCTATTTAAGTTACAACAATACTATTGACACCATTTCCACCTGCCTCATTAACCAGGCTTTTGCGGATGAGCTGCTGGATAAAAGCAAGGACCCGCTGGGACAGGTAGTAAGCCGCCCCGGCAATAAAATAACCTATACGGTAGCAGGCGTAGTAAAGAACTATCATCTTGCTTCCTTTAAAGAAAAGATACAGCCTGTTGTTTACCTGCTCGATAAAAGAGGCAGCACCTTTAATACCTTTATCAAATACGCACCGGGCCAGGCAAAAACAGCTACCGCCGCTATTGAAAAAACATTCAGGTCCATCCTGCCCTATGCCACCTTCGATTACCAGTTTCTGGATGACTGGAACAAGCGGCGTTATGTAGCGGAGGAGCATTGGAAGCAGATTATTACCTATGCCGCCATTATTGCTATCCTCGTATCCTGTCTCGGCCTGTTTGCACTTACTACCCTGGCGGTAGAACAGCGGATAAAGGAGATCGGTATCCGCAAGGTATTGGGCGCTTCGGTGGTCAATATTACCGGGATGCTGTCGAAAGACTTCCTGAAGCTGGTATTGATCGCCTTTGTGATTGCCGCCCCTGTTGCCGGATGGTTCATGTACAACTGGCTGCAGGATTTTGCCTATCGTATTCCGCTCAGCGCCTGGATCTTTATTGGCACCGGGCTCATCACCGGGTTAATAGCCCTGGTTACGATCAGCTTCCATACCATCCGGGCAGCTATTGCTAATCCGGTGAAGAGTTTGAGAAGTGAGTAG
- a CDS encoding ABC transporter permease, whose product MIINYIKIAFRNLRKRRGHTFLNIAGLTIGMTCCLLIFHYVSYERSYDDFHKDANDIVRLRIDSYRGGELRWKSATVYPAIAPTMKKDFPEVQDFCRLIDADLLITNEITQAKFSEKKGYFADQSTLKMFNIPLVQGSPATALTGPDKMIISTSMATKYFGRQDALGKQLKVLYDGFTQNYEISGVFKDYPVNSHLDIKYLVSYDAFKKTLLMSGDSSDPAETAWGWYDFYAYIQLKPGTDIDQFAAKVPAFSDRHMNSRESARKNNNKTEIHLMPLKDIHLYSNFNQEAEVNGNGQAVGFLFLVAIFIIGIAWINYINLATARSVERAREVGVRKVLGALRTDLIKQFLTESLLLNIVSLVLSIGIFYALIIPFDRFTGHPDTHISLSPHYWQLFTILFVAGTFLSGLYPAFVLSGFQPIKVLKGMFKNSVSGLLLRKGLIVLQFTTSVVLIAGTIIVYRQVSFMRDQKLGANIDQTLVLEGSKAAADTAYKNTFLSFKTAVTQQSGVKKMAASTNVMGQEIYWTNTHKRVDASGESGNTLYSLGIDAEFIPLFDMKLVAGRNFADDFGTERKNILLNETAIKILGFPNIEAAIGKKINSGRDTNTVVGVLADYHHQGLQKAIEPMIFRFRPGNRNFYSIKVATGNLPATIATIKNTWDKHFPADPFNYTFLDETFSQQYKADILFGKVFGIFAFLAILIACFGLLGLSAYNVIQRTKEIGIRKVLGASAQSILVLLSKDFMKLIMVALVLAIPVGWYIMHQWLQDFAYRISIGWWIFATAGILALLIALLTILLQAARAVVENPVKSLRSE is encoded by the coding sequence GTGATAATAAACTACATCAAGATCGCCTTCCGTAACCTGCGCAAACGCAGGGGACATACTTTCTTAAACATCGCAGGCCTTACCATTGGCATGACCTGCTGCCTGCTCATCTTTCATTACGTATCGTATGAAAGAAGTTATGACGACTTTCATAAAGATGCCAATGACATCGTTCGCTTGCGAATAGACAGCTATAGAGGGGGTGAGCTAAGGTGGAAATCGGCTACCGTATACCCCGCTATTGCTCCCACTATGAAGAAGGACTTCCCGGAAGTGCAGGATTTCTGCCGGCTCATTGATGCTGACCTGCTTATTACGAATGAAATTACCCAGGCAAAATTCAGTGAGAAGAAAGGCTACTTTGCCGACCAGTCTACATTGAAAATGTTCAACATACCCCTGGTGCAGGGAAGCCCTGCTACAGCGCTTACCGGTCCTGATAAAATGATCATCTCTACAAGTATGGCCACCAAATACTTTGGGCGCCAGGACGCCCTGGGTAAACAATTAAAAGTACTTTATGATGGCTTTACGCAAAACTATGAGATCAGTGGGGTGTTCAAAGACTACCCGGTCAATTCACACCTTGACATTAAATATTTAGTCTCTTATGATGCTTTTAAGAAGACGCTTTTGATGTCTGGTGATAGCAGTGATCCAGCCGAAACCGCCTGGGGATGGTATGACTTTTACGCTTATATCCAATTAAAACCCGGCACTGATATCGATCAATTTGCAGCCAAGGTACCCGCCTTCAGTGACCGGCATATGAACAGCCGGGAAAGCGCCCGTAAGAACAATAACAAAACGGAAATACACCTGATGCCATTGAAGGACATCCACCTGTATTCCAATTTTAACCAGGAGGCTGAAGTGAATGGTAACGGGCAGGCAGTAGGCTTTTTATTCCTGGTGGCCATTTTCATTATTGGCATTGCCTGGATCAACTACATCAATCTCGCCACTGCACGCTCCGTAGAGCGGGCAAGAGAAGTAGGCGTACGCAAAGTATTGGGCGCCCTGCGTACTGACCTGATCAAACAATTCCTGACCGAGAGTCTGCTGCTGAATATTGTGTCCCTGGTACTGTCGATCGGTATATTCTATGCATTGATCATTCCTTTCGACCGGTTTACCGGTCATCCGGATACCCATATATCCTTGTCTCCTCATTACTGGCAGCTCTTTACCATCCTGTTTGTGGCAGGCACTTTTTTATCGGGCCTGTATCCTGCCTTTGTGCTCTCCGGCTTCCAGCCCATTAAGGTGCTCAAAGGCATGTTTAAGAATTCTGTCAGCGGCTTGTTATTGCGCAAAGGACTCATCGTACTACAATTCACCACATCGGTTGTACTCATTGCCGGCACCATCATCGTATACCGGCAGGTGAGCTTTATGCGCGATCAAAAACTGGGCGCCAATATTGATCAAACACTGGTGCTGGAAGGCTCCAAAGCGGCGGCAGACACTGCTTACAAGAATACCTTCCTGTCTTTCAAAACGGCGGTCACCCAACAAAGCGGTGTAAAAAAAATGGCAGCCTCTACCAATGTCATGGGACAGGAGATATACTGGACCAATACCCACAAACGCGTGGATGCAAGCGGAGAATCGGGCAATACCTTATATAGCCTCGGCATCGACGCTGAATTTATCCCCCTGTTTGATATGAAGCTGGTAGCAGGCAGGAACTTTGCCGATGATTTCGGCACGGAAAGAAAAAACATATTGTTGAATGAAACAGCTATAAAAATACTCGGCTTCCCCAATATTGAAGCTGCTATTGGCAAGAAGATCAACAGTGGCCGGGATACCAATACAGTAGTAGGTGTATTGGCCGATTATCACCACCAGGGATTGCAAAAAGCGATTGAACCGATGATCTTCCGGTTCAGGCCCGGCAACAGGAACTTTTATTCTATTAAGGTAGCCACGGGTAACCTGCCGGCCACTATCGCCACCATTAAAAATACCTGGGACAAACATTTCCCCGCTGACCCATTCAATTATACTTTCCTCGATGAAACCTTCAGCCAGCAGTATAAAGCAGACATTCTCTTTGGCAAAGTATTCGGCATCTTCGCCTTCCTGGCCATCCTCATCGCCTGCTTTGGCCTGTTGGGATTATCGGCCTATAACGTGATACAACGTACGAAAGAGATCGGCATCCGTAAGGTATTGGGAGCTTCGGCACAAAGCATCCTGGTGCTGTTGTCCAAAGACTTTATGAAGTTGATCATGGTGGCGCTGGTGCTGGCCATCCCGGTGGGCTGGTACATCATGCACCAATGGCTGCAGGATTTTGCTTACCGCATTTCCATCGGCTGGTGGATCTTTGCCACAGCCGGTATACTAGCCCTGCTGATAGCCTTGCTTACCATTTTGCTCCAGGCGGCAAGAGCAGTAGTGGAGAATCCCGTGAAGAGCTTAAGAAGTGAGTAG